The proteins below are encoded in one region of Pseudomonas putida NBRC 14164:
- a CDS encoding sugar phosphate isomerase/epimerase family protein produces the protein MTDRIFSLAALTVLELSPPDMVEAAARAGYSHVGLRLVPATEQEQHFPLVADADLRRQTQARLRDTGIKVLDLEILRLKPETCVADFEPILAVGAELGGTELLVAGNDPDEARLTERFAALCDLAAGYGIYPHLEFMPWTDVRDLSRAMRVVANADRSNGCVLVDAFHFNRSRSSLDDLAQLAPQRMRYAQLCDVAGPVPADMDEILRQARNERRFPGDGDADLVSLLRGLPPTVPLSLEIPTRQLLEQGVSGEQRARMALEKAMAVLAIV, from the coding sequence ATGACTGATCGAATTTTCTCCCTCGCCGCCCTGACGGTGCTCGAACTGTCCCCGCCGGACATGGTTGAGGCAGCTGCCCGCGCCGGTTACAGCCACGTTGGCCTGCGCCTGGTGCCGGCCACCGAACAGGAGCAGCACTTCCCGCTTGTGGCCGACGCCGACCTGCGCCGGCAAACCCAGGCGCGCCTGCGCGACACCGGTATCAAGGTGCTCGACCTGGAAATACTGCGCCTGAAGCCCGAAACCTGCGTGGCCGATTTCGAACCGATTCTGGCGGTAGGCGCCGAGCTAGGTGGCACAGAGCTGCTGGTGGCCGGCAACGACCCGGATGAAGCCCGTCTGACCGAGCGCTTCGCCGCGTTGTGTGACCTGGCAGCGGGGTATGGCATTTACCCGCATCTGGAGTTCATGCCCTGGACCGATGTGCGCGACCTGAGCCGGGCCATGCGGGTGGTGGCCAACGCCGACCGCAGCAATGGCTGCGTACTGGTGGATGCCTTCCACTTCAATCGTTCCCGGTCTTCGCTGGACGACCTGGCACAACTGGCGCCGCAGCGCATGCGCTACGCCCAGCTGTGCGACGTCGCCGGCCCGGTACCCGCCGACATGGACGAGATCCTGCGGCAGGCGCGAAACGAGCGGCGCTTCCCCGGTGACGGCGATGCCGACCTGGTCAGCCTGCTGCGCGGCCTGCCGCCCACCGTGCCGCTGAGCCTGGAAATCCCCACACGGCAGCTGCTGGAGCAAGGCGTCAGCGGCGAACAGCGCGCGCGCATGGCGCTGGAGAAGGCCATGGCGGTGCTGGCCATTGTCTGA
- a CDS encoding histone-like nucleoid-structuring protein, MvaT/MvaU family: MSRLAEFRALERLLATKKSELSFIQIDPRLIREFEFESKLHNLLAEYQFNLSNILAIIESEIATQGYGVYQQPPPVVSPARYRARQSKYYINPHTGEEVEAKSTLHKTVRLWIKQYGRAEVESWATAWSVCTHKPGL; this comes from the coding sequence ATGTCCCGCCTCGCCGAGTTCCGCGCCCTCGAACGACTACTCGCGACTAAAAAGTCCGAACTCTCATTCATACAAATCGACCCGCGCCTCATCCGCGAATTCGAGTTCGAAAGCAAACTCCACAACCTGCTTGCCGAATATCAGTTCAATCTCTCGAACATACTGGCCATCATCGAGAGTGAAATCGCAACCCAGGGTTACGGTGTCTATCAACAACCGCCCCCGGTCGTATCGCCCGCACGTTACAGGGCTCGGCAAAGCAAATACTACATAAACCCTCATACCGGGGAGGAAGTAGAAGCAAAAAGCACCCTGCACAAAACCGTAAGGTTGTGGATAAAGCAGTACGGCCGTGCCGAGGTCGAAAGCTGGGCAACTGCATGGTCGGTGTGCACGCACAAACCTGGCCTGTAG
- a CDS encoding FAD-dependent oxidoreductase → MQPLECDVLVIGSGASGLAAAVTAAHHGLHVIVAEKARQLGGTSAWSGGWLWVPRNPLAVAEGIVENDDAPERYLRAQTHTHELDPRQRAFLRYGPEMVAFFQQHTAVQFQSGSRMPDMREGDGSANGGRSLCALPYDGRLLGPWLHKLRPPLDIVSLAGMGIAGGADMAAFFNATHSPKAALHVGKRLLRHGRDLLLHRRGQQLVNGNALVARLLRSALDLGVTLLTDKPASRLLGEGRVSGALFADGQAIQARRGVVLACGGFPHDRKRIAQLMAHAPDGTRHYSAAPKENSGDGLRLGEQAGGLVSTKLAQSGAWAPVSRVPRKDGTFGHFPHLIDRAKPGFIAVRRDGRRFVNEADCYHDFMNALFAATPQGEPPEAWLICDHPAQRRYGIGWAKPFPFPTRFYQRCGYLHSGATLAQLAKCCGIDAAQLQRTVDGFNHAAAQGEDPTFQRGASAYNRAQGDPQQAPNPSLRPLLEGPFYAVKLLPGSLGTFAGLGTDASARVLDHAGQPIPGLFAVGNDMHSVMGGYYPSGGITLGPGMTFGYLAGKALSGLRSQ, encoded by the coding sequence ATGCAACCCCTCGAATGCGACGTACTCGTTATCGGTTCCGGTGCCTCTGGCCTGGCGGCCGCCGTTACCGCCGCGCATCACGGCCTGCACGTGATCGTTGCGGAAAAAGCCCGCCAGCTGGGCGGCACCAGCGCCTGGTCGGGGGGCTGGCTGTGGGTTCCGCGCAACCCGCTGGCCGTTGCCGAAGGCATCGTCGAAAACGACGATGCCCCAGAACGCTACCTGCGTGCGCAAACCCATACGCACGAGCTGGACCCACGCCAGCGTGCGTTCCTGCGCTACGGCCCCGAAATGGTGGCGTTTTTCCAACAGCACACCGCTGTACAGTTTCAATCCGGTAGCCGCATGCCTGACATGCGCGAAGGTGACGGCAGCGCAAACGGCGGCCGTTCGCTGTGCGCATTGCCCTACGACGGCCGCCTGCTCGGGCCTTGGCTGCACAAGCTGCGCCCGCCGCTGGACATCGTCAGCCTGGCCGGCATGGGCATTGCCGGCGGCGCCGACATGGCCGCCTTTTTCAATGCCACACACTCGCCCAAGGCAGCGTTGCATGTAGGTAAACGCCTGCTGCGCCACGGGCGCGACCTGCTGCTGCACCGACGCGGCCAGCAACTGGTCAACGGCAACGCACTGGTGGCACGCCTGCTGCGCAGCGCCCTGGACCTGGGTGTGACGCTGCTGACCGACAAGCCGGCCAGCCGCCTGTTGGGGGAAGGCCGGGTCAGCGGCGCGCTGTTTGCCGATGGCCAGGCGATTCAAGCACGCCGGGGTGTGGTGCTGGCCTGTGGCGGCTTCCCGCACGACCGCAAGCGCATCGCTCAATTGATGGCGCATGCGCCGGATGGCACCCGGCATTACTCTGCAGCGCCCAAAGAAAACAGCGGCGACGGCCTGCGCCTGGGTGAACAGGCCGGTGGCCTGGTAAGTACCAAGCTGGCGCAATCCGGTGCCTGGGCACCGGTTTCGCGGGTACCACGCAAAGATGGTACCTTCGGCCATTTCCCGCACCTGATCGACCGCGCCAAACCCGGCTTCATCGCCGTGCGCCGCGATGGCCGGCGCTTCGTCAACGAAGCCGATTGCTACCATGACTTCATGAACGCACTGTTCGCTGCCACGCCGCAAGGCGAGCCACCTGAGGCCTGGCTGATCTGCGACCACCCCGCGCAACGCCGCTACGGCATCGGCTGGGCCAAGCCGTTTCCCTTCCCCACCCGCTTTTACCAACGCTGTGGCTACCTGCACAGCGGCGCTACGCTGGCACAGTTGGCGAAGTGCTGCGGGATCGATGCCGCGCAGTTGCAACGCACTGTGGACGGTTTCAACCACGCTGCGGCACAGGGTGAAGACCCGACCTTCCAGCGCGGCGCATCGGCCTACAACAGGGCCCAGGGTGACCCGCAGCAGGCACCCAACCCGTCGCTTCGGCCGTTGCTGGAGGGGCCGTTTTATGCGGTTAAACTGCTGCCAGGCAGCCTTGGCACCTTCGCTGGCCTGGGCACCGACGCCTCGGCCCGGGTGCTGGACCACGCGGGGCAGCCGATACCCGGGCTGTTTGCGGTGGGTAACGACATGCACAGCGTGATGGGCGGGTATTACCCGAGTGGTGGTATTACCCTTGGCCCGGGGATGACCTTTGGGTATCTGGCCGGTAAAGCGTTAAGTGGCCTGCGTTCACAGTGA
- a CDS encoding MFS transporter, producing the protein MHQGSIGDKLRGAFGVGKTRWGMLALVFFATTLNYIDRAALGIMQPVLAKEMSWTAMDYANINFWFQVGYAIGFLLQGRLIDKVGVKRAFFFAVLLWSLATGAHGLATSAAGFMVCRFILGLTEAANYPACVKTVRLWFPAGERAIATGLFNAGTNVGAMVTPALLPLILAVWGWQAAFIAMGSLGLVWVVLWVLKYYNPEDHPSVRQSEVQYIQQDDEPEPARVPFSRILRLRGTWAFAVAYAITAPVFWFYLYWLPPFLNQQYSLGINVTQMGIPLIIIWLTADFGSIGGGILSSWLIGRGVRATTARLVSMLIFACTMVSVVFAANASGLWVAVAAISLAVGAHQAWTANIWSLVMDYTPKHLVSTVFGFGSMCAAIGGMFMTQIVGSVLTATNNNYAVLFTMIPAMYFLALVWMYFMAPRKVESA; encoded by the coding sequence ATGCACCAGGGTTCGATTGGCGACAAGCTTCGTGGCGCCTTCGGCGTCGGCAAGACCCGTTGGGGCATGCTTGCCCTGGTGTTCTTCGCCACCACCCTGAACTACATCGACCGAGCCGCCCTTGGCATCATGCAGCCCGTGCTGGCCAAGGAGATGAGCTGGACGGCGATGGACTACGCCAACATCAACTTCTGGTTTCAGGTCGGCTATGCCATCGGCTTTCTGCTGCAGGGCAGGCTGATCGACAAGGTTGGGGTAAAACGCGCCTTCTTCTTCGCCGTACTGCTGTGGAGCCTGGCCACTGGCGCCCATGGCCTGGCCACTTCGGCAGCCGGCTTCATGGTCTGCCGTTTCATCCTGGGCCTGACCGAGGCCGCCAACTACCCGGCCTGCGTGAAGACCGTGCGGCTGTGGTTCCCGGCGGGTGAACGGGCCATCGCTACCGGCCTGTTCAACGCCGGCACCAACGTCGGCGCCATGGTCACCCCGGCCCTGCTGCCGCTGATCCTCGCCGTGTGGGGCTGGCAGGCCGCGTTCATCGCCATGGGCAGCCTGGGCCTGGTGTGGGTGGTGTTGTGGGTGTTGAAGTACTACAACCCTGAAGACCACCCCAGCGTGCGCCAGAGCGAGGTGCAGTACATCCAGCAGGACGATGAACCCGAGCCTGCCCGCGTGCCGTTCAGCCGTATCCTGCGCCTGCGTGGCACCTGGGCGTTTGCGGTGGCCTATGCGATCACCGCGCCGGTGTTCTGGTTCTACCTGTACTGGCTGCCGCCGTTTCTGAACCAGCAATACAGCCTGGGCATCAACGTGACCCAGATGGGCATCCCGCTGATCATCATCTGGCTGACGGCGGACTTTGGCAGCATCGGCGGCGGCATCCTGTCGTCCTGGCTGATCGGCCGTGGCGTGCGGGCCACCACCGCACGGCTGGTGTCGATGCTGATCTTTGCCTGCACCATGGTCAGCGTCGTCTTTGCCGCCAACGCCAGTGGCCTGTGGGTCGCAGTGGCCGCCATCTCGCTGGCGGTCGGCGCGCATCAGGCGTGGACAGCGAATATCTGGAGCCTGGTGATGGACTACACGCCCAAGCACCTGGTGAGCACGGTGTTCGGCTTCGGCAGCATGTGCGCGGCGATTGGCGGGATGTTCATGACGCAGATCGTCGGCAGCGTGCTGACCGCCACCAACAACAACTATGCCGTGTTGTTCACGATGATTCCGGCCATGTATTTCCTGGCGCTGGTGTGGATGTACTTCATGGCACCACGCAAGGTCGAGAGCGCCTGA